The following DNA comes from Euwallacea fornicatus isolate EFF26 chromosome 28, ASM4011564v1, whole genome shotgun sequence.
TGAGTAAGGTTTGAATTTCCCTTCAAAAAGTCCAGTACTTTTGCTGTTTTGATGtttattatgaaaaagtttttcttcatataaaggaaaaacagTAACAAAGAGTATGGTTACGATTGGCAGCAAAAAAAGGGGTTTATCGTTGGTGTGCGGTGGGGACCCGATTTGGGAAGACGCTTATATGGTCGCAAAGCGGATTAATGAGGTGGTTTATAGGGTCCAGTGGACTTCCAGAGCAAAGGTGAATGTTGTTCATCTGGTTCGGTTAAAGATATACCACGGAAGTATGTTCGTTTGGGAGTCACAGTTTCAATAAAGGAGCACAATGTTACGGATAGCGTCCGGACGCCGTAGGTAAAAGACAGTGGCAAAAAGAGGTTCATCGTGGGCGCTTGACAAGCGATTTATTGCTTCTTATGTATgtcgaatattttaatatgtttgtttatgttaGCATTTTCACGTTTGTAAAACAATTGCAGAATCTTCTAGTCGCAGGAACTTCAGTAATATAAAGAGAGCATTGTTAAGAGCGACTTAGCCTAAACTACAAGAACGAAACGATTTTAATAAGCGATATTGAAGTGTTTATTAGTGAAATACTAATTAATTACTCTACTATTAATTGGCTAATTGTAGTGCCTTTAATTTGTTCAGATAATAAATAGTATTTATGTCGAAAGCGAGTTTGTTCATATTGTCCAGACCCCAAAGTCGCAACAATATTTGCCGGTTTTATTTCGTCGCTTCCTCATACACTGCAAGAATTGATCCCGTTCGAAATCGGCCGTGGGACCCAATATAAGGTCCCGAAATCCAAGACATGTCGTCTCTACCTTGCTTTTGTCAGACCTACAATGTCGCCCACTCTTTATATGTTTGTTTCATGAGCAACGCTGAATAATTTACCATATCTCTTCAAGCATTTCATTAGCATAAAGGGAAACAAGAAGGTTGTCTATTGACAATCACCCAGGCAATATATTATTCGATTTACGATCAATTTCTGATTCGATCCTATACTGATGCATAAATACATTCAGTAGCATTTCTATTGTATCGCTAAAGTGAGTAATAATTTCAGTGGAGCAAATCAAAGGAGCCCAAGAAATTAGACAGAAAATCATTAAGGCAGCGGAAGAAGCTAAGAAACACAAAGACTACCCCATCGAACTGCGCTGCCACGATGTTCCCTATATTACAGAGAAATATGACCATAAAATTCTGCCTCCATCACATGGACCATATCCCAGTTTAGAACGTAAGTGCATCTCAAGCAACCCAGTTTCACACAAAACACAATTTCTTGACCACACAGAAGAAACATTGAATCAAATGGAACCGGATGTTCGAAGACTGTGGCTGGACACCCACTCGCACGCATCATCTTCTGTGAGTTCGGAGACGAGTGATGCAGACTGTTATTTTTCCTGGCCAACCAGCTTTTGGACTCAGTTCAAAGTTTTAGCACAAAGAAATTTCCAGGAAGCCAGGCCAAGGATGTTATCCAAATTAAATTGGGTAAGTCCgatcaataatattttaagtcacaattaaacaaacactTTGGTTTTAGGTTCAAACAATAGGATTAGGAATTTTAGCTGGCCTCTTGTGGTTCCAGCTGGAAAGGAGAGAAGAAGCGTTGCACGATATTCAAGGCTGGATGTTTTTTTCTACGACATATTGGATGTTGTTTGCTCTATTTGGGGCCCTTAGTTCGTGTAAGTTTCTACAAGTTTCTGAATGTTCATGATGGCTAATTATATGCACAATTTAGTTCCTCCAGAACGAGAAGTGATAAACAAGGAAAGACGGTCAGGCGCCTACAGATTGTCGGCTTATTATTTAGCCAAAATGGTTGGGGAGTTACCACTCACTATCACACTTCCAGCAATTTATCATTGCATATCCTATCCTATGTTGGGTAAGTTTCCACCATTGTGCTGCTCAGCTGTAATCATAAAACTCACTTTTTCAGGATTTCATTCACCTTTAGTGTTCCTTACTCTATTAGGCTTCCTATTATTAAATACCATTGTGGCTCAGAGTGTGGGATTTTTTATAGGCGCCTGTTGTATGGATATGCAGGTAGGTAGACATATCGTTTACATGATGATCAATGGATATATATTGAGGATGTTGATGCACAGGTGAGCATAACAATGAGTGCATTGTATACGTTGGCCACTCAGCTATTTGGCGGGTATTTGGCCACGAATATTCCTCCATGGTTGACGTGGATGAGGTACACTTCGATGGTTCATTACGCCTACCAAAATATGCAGATTGTTGAGTTTAGTGACGGCCTGCCAATATTGTGAGTATCTTTGTGACCTGGGTTATAGATTCGGGAAAATATGTAACATACAATCGGTGTTAATTATTAGATTAAAACACTTCTAAaacaaatccaaaaatgctATAATTCACAAGATGTGCAATTTAATGTGCATAGTGGACCAAAAGTTCCGcctaaattcgttaaaaattgaaggaaatatttttcaggaaaatgctggaacttatcaaataatgttttttgtcGTGCATTTTCAGGCTTGTATACAGGTTTGCCCATATAGTATATAAATGcactttttcatttgattCTTATGGAACTCCATGTATATTaagacgtttttgagttcttagaggaattttgaacatatttccACAACATACCAATATCTAGAATTCaacagttattgaaatatttgagcAATATGTCTATTAAAGTGGCCTGCTAGATCGCCTGACTTTACActtatggacttttttttaatggagttATCCGAAACATAGGGTGCATACATGTCTGTTaggtcaaaaatatacagctaaaagtaatatttgacgtgttctagtatttttgtgaaaaatatttcttttaatttttggtgaatttatgcgggactttTAGTTTTCTATGTATATGCAAGTCGACATTAGAAAGTAAACCACCAGAATAATAATAAGTTCGGCACAAAATGGATCTAGTTATTCGATCTGGCTTAGCCGAGTGAACAAAATCGTATAAAAATTCAGGTAACGGTTCATGTCGAGACATAGTGAGcgttttaatttgttgttgcCCAGGGTATAATGGACAGTTTTACTACGGCACaacacaatattttattttgtaactgATATTTATGCGGCAATCACATTTTGTGTAATTTACATCTCTATTTCCAGAtgtgcaaaaaaatcaaagttcgCCATCTGTCAAGAGCTGAAGTTCATCCCAGTGACCTCCATCCTGGAAGCCGAAGGAGCCTACCTTCCCTTATGGGCAAACACCCTCGTCCTACTGGGCTTTTTGTGCGTGTTCCGGTTCCTCGGTTACGTGGTCCTGCGCTACTTCAACACCCCCAAATAGACCAATAAAAGAAACCAAACTTATTAGCTGTATTTTGCACTGGATTTGATATATGCCAAAATCACTCAATCTTTagcataataataataataataataataataataatattctatattattattatgattattaaaaatattcttaacgTTGAAATTTATAGACTGACTGTATTAGGTAGATAACGAGGCCTTTTCTAGGTctcaaaagaaattaaaagtcGCTCTAgactctaaaatattttatacgtaACCTGGCGCTGACCAGTAATACCTATTTTGTAGCACAGACAGGGTGGCCCCAAAATTAAACGTTAATGCTTCGGGTTAGTTTAGGTCGCTCTATAAACTAAACTGCCATTTTAGTCAAAGCTATTTGTTCATGAAATTCATTTCCAGTgtgtaataatataattttctatCCTAAATTGTGATACTACAATAGTTTTCCGAACGAAGTTGAGCCTCCGATGAATCAAAAAGCATTCAATAATGAATCAGGTAATTTCTACACACAGATCGTAAGTTTCCcagatattttttgagaattttatgAAATGGCGGACGAAACAGTTTTCTATTAAGTAGTCTAGTTTTAAGTGTGTTATCTTTTTGGACAGTTCTCCACGTGACTGCAAGAACCTAACCGGAAAACATTATACAGGCTGTGCTAAGAGTAACTTTTCGtaactttagtttttttttatattattcattACTTTTAAGCATTTAGCTTTAAGTGTGATCATTCCagttacatttttctcataTCCGAAACAGCTCATGAGTTCGCGCGACTCTGACTAATGTCTCGAGAGCGGAGAGAAGCGAATTTTCTTCTCGCGGGTAAGAAAGGACAAGAGTGGACGCACCATGAAGTAAGTGCCTTTCTGATAAGTATTCTACGTGCCAATAAAGTGGAATTAAAGCAAACGTTAAAGCAACCAGCTACGGCGACTGCCAACGAGTATGATTTAAGGTTTAGGGCGGTCTGGAACCAAGTAATAAGCTCCGAACCGCCTGGTATAATAAAGCTGTAAGTTTCAAAGCTAATGTTATTTATCTCTTGAGTGCACTGTGACTGAATTGTGTGATACAGGAGAAGAGTTAGGAATGGTGCTACATATTGTGAAAAAGTGGGCTTTTTTAAGTTTCTGGAGGAAATTTATGCAaatgatgaattttttaatttgtaaatcaTGAGAACTTTTTCATCAGTAAACTGTCTAAGATAGAAGATCCCAATGAGCCGTAAATACCGTTCGCTTCTAAAAACTATATGAATGCTCGTCTATGATTGACACTAGATATACCGACAATTCGACTGTTACATTTTTACCGACTCCAGTCAAAACTATGATTAgcctaagaaaaaaaaattaattgggtTTCTAGTCttcctataaaattaaaaaatgattaattacttttatatGCTATACAGTATAATAAACAGGACAGTAAACCAATAACATAATTAGCAATtcgcaattttatttcaattctcaATTAATAGTATTGAATTGGCCGCAGTTTTTATAGACCTAGATTTTGCCttgtgttttttatttattgttgttcCTGTGATGTGGATCACTTCGGTTATCTAATAATTCTCCTTCGCTATCATGAAACTCATTATTTTCAACATGCCAACATTTAATAACCATGCCGGTTGTATTGTTCAAAAACATAGGATGTTTTTTTCGTTTTGCAACTTCTGGGGCCTGGcgataattataaaaataaattgaaactaaTTATAGCATAACATTGCTCTTTATATTTAGGTTTCTTATCAAGCAGTgtggttttgaatttttcattatcaaAACAAATGCTTTCTTTTCAGTATTCTCAACAAAATTCCTCAACCGCCATCCCGCAAACTTCAATCAACGACTGTCATATTTATGTTTCATTGTCACTAGCATAGCATTTGTTTTGACCGTGCTGAAATTGCGCAGTAGTTATAATTTATCGCAATTGCGCATTCATTCCATAATAGCGAAAATTGCACCAGTCACTTTGACTGGTTTGGGATATGCACCAATGaccattaaaaactttttgattttgaacaaaaaaattaaaccaaccGCCtgatgttatttaaaaaataataacaaagtaggaatttgaaagtaaaatttaaaatccagCTATTAGGACTGGTGTGGTAAATCTAGTGTTAATGTCATTGTCTTACGTGTTCCAATCTCCCTTTTTTCTCTTCTACGACCAAAAATTATGAGCAGTTTTCTATTGGGTGAAAGTTGTTGGTCTACAGATTTCTCCGAGGCTTATTACAACTGAGACCCTCAAATCGGAACTTTCAAGGacgtttttaatgaattattgcCCAAAGCGATTTCTTCAATGCGAAATGAGGTACCATCTAATTCGATTTAATTGTTTCAGTTTTCTGTTCTATTCTATCTGATcgttatttttcaagttatAGACTTCCCAAATACTGTTAAATCAATAGTTATCTCTCTTAACGGAGTTAGcgcaaaaagttataaaagaCATTGGTAAAGAGAAGTGCTatacatgaaaatttattactacCTGGGAGAAATTAATGGAAGATATAGAATTATCCAGTTCGGATTGATTTTTCTGGTCCTGGAACTCCTGGccgttcttttttttctgctgACCAAATCTTTCTTGATTTTCGCCttattattccaaattttttttagcgcCCTATCGTTATCCATGTAAACACAAAGTATATTATCATTATCTCTGATTCTACAGGCTCCTTTGAAGAACTTCTTGAGAGCTGTTGCCTAGCACGGGGCTGCTtagtttttcagataattgCCAACTATTCACCACTGTTTTGAGCTCGTTCATTGGTTGTTCAAATGATTAAAGATCGAAATTTACGATGAGAGTTCGAGCctaattcttgaaaaaatctGGTTTatcttctataaaaaaaaatctgctgtTATTCagctttgaatattttttaagcctTTGGCATTCCTCAAGGTTGTTTAAGGTTACGTTTATAATGAATGCATTTTTTGATGAATCATCTTTATGATATATATGTTCAAAGGATGTACGTCAGAACGTTGTGGTTATAATAGTTGGATTATATGACGAATAACGTAGACTATTCAAATAGCTACGATAAATTGATTGCGTACATTTGTCTTGGGAATATTAATTTACTATTCAAAACGGTTTCATTATTAGAAAATAGGACTAGTTGATTATTACTACTTTTTATTAGATAGTaatttacttcaaattttattaacgaGAAAATGTAGATCGTTATATtagaatcaattttttgcGTCAAGACAAGTAAGTGGAGAGTTCCATGCGTGATTTGAAGATTGAAGGATTCCATAAAACTTCGCGAATATTTCGCAGTCACGCCAGAAGGAGTCTTTGACATTCTAGAAGGAATTCTAGAGGATATTTGTAAGCgatcaaattttagaaaatgcaCATTACCAAACgaattttcttgttaatttttcCCATGACTTCCGTGATGTATCTCTGCactgaaattatttgttttccaCATCCCACAAACATCTATGTTCATAGACAAGCGTTATAAGATTTTCGCtattcattttgttttcatagttttgataaacaattaaacaaatttaaataacggtcgtgcgtattttgaaaaattattattcacaCGTTAAATAACCGCAAGTATTGTATTGTATGTACTGGGTGGCCCAAATTCGAGGCGTATCATTAGGGATCTTGAAAATGATAAGAGATACTGGGTCACCTAAATAGGGGCAAAGTTGCACAATTTAGTGCCCAAAAAATGCCACTTCGAACTTGAAGAAATTCCGAATATTTCCGAAGATATCGAGAAAaacctgaaatatttccatgtcatttttattttttcgttactttttttgaaagaatgtttcaaaacaaaTGTCGCATCGTCCTTATCACTTTTTCATCTCTACAGGATTgcgttgtaaaattttaaatcttacGTTTTATCTTTGAACCACCATCATcaactcaattttttaaattcggacctagattttttatcttttcttttattaccCTCTAAGAGCAATTACGTATACTAACCatcaaaaaaagtaataaatataattaaaatatcctcTTAAAAAGTGCACATGTCTATCACTCTCGCATGTATCGTTTTTAGCATAAGTTTGTCTTTGTTGTAGTTTCGCCTGCTCGCGTAATAAAAGCTTccaatcaattttaatatatgaaataaataatataagtaattttttataaagtatAACAACTAGATAGGACTTATaaggtaaaaaaatcttatatctGAACAAGCACGTGGCTATAGGTTTACTTCGttctacttttttaaaaataagtaaacaaATGACGAATTGTTTAATTGTGAAATTATCGATCTATCAGATTTATTCGGTGAATTATAAAGttgatattaattattaaaataaaataagatgTTCTCATCACTTGAAAAGCGCGatacaataaaaatgtattacgGTTGTAACATAAATGCTCAATTATCTTCAGAGCGCTATTTGCAagaacaaaaaacattaaaagtggaattaaaaattatttaaattcgagatttaattaaataatttaaaatatgacgataattaaaaattttccatttttagtaaattaatGCAAATCGATATGCTAAGAGTCCTCAAAAAAGTGGTAATAATAATGCGATACTTGTTTTCaaacatttctttaaaaagtcaagaaaaaataaaaattatatgcagaaaaaatcgaaattttcatatatttccGAAAGTATTCGGAATTTTTCTCGGTTCAAAGTGGCATTTTCTTGGGCACTGAGTTCTGCTACTTCGCATCAATTTAAGCCATCTCGTATCTCTTATAGTTTCAGATATTTACATAATATACGTCGAATTgggatcaccctgtatattgattGATTGCTTGTGCATGGTCGGATGCATTCATAAGAACGATGGTAAATCAGACAACGCGCCCGCTATAACCGTAGCCCAAAGTCATTGAGCCGCTAATTCTTCAATTCATCAGACTTCAATTCTTACTGAAATTGGAAAGTTCCTACTGATGGATTTTCGATGGGTTGGCCGTCCCAAATTAATTTCGCAACAATTGGAAATCACGATTTATGTTCAATTACTTCTGTGTATGTCACAAGTTATTGAACAACATATAGCCGGCAACATTCAGTTAGTCATCTTGAAAAATGTTCGTGATTGTTGAGTGATATTTTCAACCTCACATGTCTACAGTGATTTCTGGCAATTGGAAATTAAAtcatttccataaatttcctAAAGCTATATTTTTGTACAGACTATAAACATACGTCATCACATGCATTCGTCACAAAATATACACGCCTACTATATCCTATTTTGCGTATTATATCTTTCTAagttaaatgttaattttaatatacctGACGAAGATGATTACCATTAAGTGTTCCATCACGTTTAGTCAAAGATACAGCCCCCGCTTTCCGGAAACATAACCCTTTTGTAcagacattttatttattttttttctttattaagcGTAATGTTTTGCGTAAAGGCAGGGCTTGTATGTAGTATAACCATATACATAAACACGAAACGATTTTGccttttgttatttctttgtaACCttgtgtaaatattattttattataaatctGTTGTAGGgtaatcaaaaatattaatttctgtatttttgtgatattcgttgataaatttaattaaaaagcaaataataaatttgtaaagGGCTTGAGTTTGCGATGTGAAACTTGGGAATAATTGCAAACTTGAGCCCCTCTTCCTGCTTTACGAGCGTCACTGTCGatgtggaatttgcaaaattctcatttgtagcataaaattaattaaatataagccACTTAGCACATTTCGCATAAGGTACATATTAGGACAATAATTGTAAGCAAGCAAGAGGTCAGAATAAAAGCgaatcaaaattcatttttaaggtGTTTTTCTTGCTAACTAAGCGTTGGTCAGAACGCAGGACTTTTGACGAAGCTCAAACGTCCAATAATTGTACTGCCTTTAtattatgttattaaaaaatattactacaATTCAACTGAAATCAATGATTCATAAGccattctttatttttgcaaGGTAGGATATCTTTTCGGGTCTTCGACACttcgttttaaataaatttttgctcaCATCTCCTAAGCACCATCACATAAAACCTTATAAACCATAAGGAATGACTTTTGTCTAATAAATGTCTGATAAAGTATAATATTCATATTAACGTTAGTAAAATTGTGTAAAATACTGTTATAATCAAACTATAGGCAAtcttttttacacatttttagaACATTATCAATGTTACTAGgtgcaaatcaaaattttaaaggtgtCGCTTTAAATCATCCTCTTCGATGTTCTAAATTTTACATGTTAAAGATATTGTAGTTCACCTAAATAAAAGACCAAAACTTGTACTGCCATTTTTATAATAGGTAATTCCTTTTGAATAGaataaatataagaaataCTTGCTATTATATCAGAAATAATGTATTCATATCATACCTAAAGTACCCCTTTATTTACCCCCGATACCTTAGGTAATACTTATGTTTCtatgtttattattcatttgtatattttaaaatcattattgTACAGACAAAAAGAACCTCCTTGTATTTAACATGTTATGGCTAGTCCTAGCGCCTTCATTTATAGGTATATAgaacttttaataatttaatataaaatacatttttgattttaaaaaattagtattttcttGCAAACCCAGTAGTTTCTTTTTGATCTATACCTATgtttattctaattttatcAAGTTGTTAGTGTTGGCGTTTTACCGAAAAACGCTTAATGTAAACGAGACCCCGACcaatgttaaaacaaaaatattccaaaactcaaaaattttatgtaccAGAAAAATCACCATTACCTAATTAAAATGGGCAATAGTAAGACGGGTATcaaatttaactattttaaCCAATCAAGAAGGGTCAACGCGAAAGAACCAGCAGACTTGCAGTTAATAagatttttagcatttatgggattgaaaatatttaaaacaaaatagtaCATGCGCCTTTGCCCACGGCTCTGTAAGAATATAGCGCTAAAGCTTATTAATCCCTACCGTTCAACAAATGCTATCGTGTGTAGTAAATCACTTCATCATTTACGTGGCAGTTGTAAAATACCAATAGACTTAATGAGCTAGGCATTCGACCCAATAAATTGTGTTTAAACAAGTGGAGTCTTAGAGCCTCTGACGTCAGCATCCACAAAagcccttggaaaatcaagaaaagtttATGTAATTGTGGCCTCTTTATGCACGTATATTGGACGTGAAAAGGTAAACA
Coding sequences within:
- the E23 gene encoding uncharacterized protein E23 isoform X1 codes for the protein MIISKDLFLLGDQDYLRLPNKDEKRPQGPNMGRSNAVPNHRVDTTAVHFPCLLDQRPLPVHLAFRGISASIGERPILEDVDGLVRPGQILAVMGPSGCGKTTLLNCLSGRLKLDSGQIYFNRDPLCKRWKRKICYVLQQDIFFPDLTLRQTLEYQARLRLSDVMSHAQKMQYVDHIIDVLELNNCQDTIVGDYLKRGLSGGEKKRANIACELLTNPSLMLLDEPTSGLDSHSAHSLMMTLKRYAVSEGKTVVITLHQPSSQIFHLCDKLLLLCNGRTAYFGDTCKVVDFFSSVGLNIMPHYNPADFILEQIKGAQEIRQKIIKAAEEAKKHKDYPIELRCHDVPYITEKYDHKILPPSHGPYPSLEQETLNQMEPDVRRLWLDTHSHASSSVSSETSDADCYFSWPTSFWTQFKVLAQRNFQEARPRMLSKLNWVQTIGLGILAGLLWFQLERREEALHDIQGWMFFSTTYWMLFALFGALSSFPPEREVINKERRSGAYRLSAYYLAKMVGELPLTITLPAIYHCISYPMLGFHSPLVFLTLLGFLLLNTIVAQSVGFFIGACCMDMQVSITMSALYTLATQLFGGYLATNIPPWLTWMRYTSMVHYAYQNMQIVEFSDGLPILCAKKSKFAICQELKFIPVTSILEAEGAYLPLWANTLVLLGFLCVFRFLGYVVLRYFNTPK
- the E23 gene encoding uncharacterized protein E23 isoform X2; translated protein: MEKSSLIYYKRVDTTAVHFPCLLDQRPLPVHLAFRGISASIGERPILEDVDGLVRPGQILAVMGPSGCGKTTLLNCLSGRLKLDSGQIYFNRDPLCKRWKRKICYVLQQDIFFPDLTLRQTLEYQARLRLSDVMSHAQKMQYVDHIIDVLELNNCQDTIVGDYLKRGLSGGEKKRANIACELLTNPSLMLLDEPTSGLDSHSAHSLMMTLKRYAVSEGKTVVITLHQPSSQIFHLCDKLLLLCNGRTAYFGDTCKVVDFFSSVGLNIMPHYNPADFILEQIKGAQEIRQKIIKAAEEAKKHKDYPIELRCHDVPYITEKYDHKILPPSHGPYPSLEQETLNQMEPDVRRLWLDTHSHASSSVSSETSDADCYFSWPTSFWTQFKVLAQRNFQEARPRMLSKLNWVQTIGLGILAGLLWFQLERREEALHDIQGWMFFSTTYWMLFALFGALSSFPPEREVINKERRSGAYRLSAYYLAKMVGELPLTITLPAIYHCISYPMLGFHSPLVFLTLLGFLLLNTIVAQSVGFFIGACCMDMQVSITMSALYTLATQLFGGYLATNIPPWLTWMRYTSMVHYAYQNMQIVEFSDGLPILCAKKSKFAICQELKFIPVTSILEAEGAYLPLWANTLVLLGFLCVFRFLGYVVLRYFNTPK